The Cryptosporangium phraense region CGTTCGTCGTGACGCCCCGGCCGCGGGTGAAGCCCGCGAACTGCCAGCGCGGTCGCGCCGTCCCGGCGGCGAGCTGTTCGAGCCGGCGGATCGCCGAGTACACGACGACCGCGTCGTCGGCCGCGACGAGCACGCCGAGGTCACCGTCGCTGCGCCCGGGGTCGAGCGTCTCGCCCGCGAAGGCCGGGAGCGGGGCGAGGGCTTCCGGCCGGGCGCCGGCCGGGATTCCGGCCTGGCCGAACAGGCTCGGCCCGAAGCCGACCGTGATCGTGAGGCTGGCCGGGCCGCTGTCGGCGGTCATGTCGTCGCCGCCGTCCCCGGCGGTGAGCTCGGCGGCGGCGGTGGTCCACCGCTGCAGGAGCGCCTTGAGTTCGGTCGAGTCGACGCCCGGGAGCAGGTCGAAGGCGGCGATCCGGGCGTGGGACTGGCGCTGGGTGGGGGTGGCGATTCCGGCTTGTCGGGCGCCCCGGAACGGCACGATCCTGCTGCCCACCGAGCCGAGCGGGACGGTCGTCGGAGGTGGGGCCGCTGTGGGTGTCTCGTCGCCGGCGGCCAGTTGCAGACCGGCCCCGGCGATCCCGCCGACGCCCAGCGCCCCGGCCAGCCCGACGGCCTCCCGCCGGCTGATCCCCCGCCGAGCCCCGGCGCCCCCGAGCACCGGCGTGGCTGCCGCCCCGACGGGCTCGGTGTCGAGCTCAGGCTCCGGGGCGTCGTCGGTCGGAGGCACGATTTGGCGCTGCGGGGAGCGTCCGCGAAGGAGGTGTAGGGCCAGGGCGCCCAGGAGGCCGAGGCCGGCACCGAGGGCGACCACGACGGTGAGGCGGTCGAGGGTGAGCGGCAGGACCGTCGGGGCCGACGAGCGCCAGAAGACCGGCAGGTCGGGAACGCCGGACGCGACCGCGACGCACACCCCGACGATCGCCGCCGCCCACACCCCACCTTCCCGGCGGCGAACCAGCAACCACACCGCGAACCCGCCGATCGCCCACACCGCCACCTGCGGCAACAGCGGAACGACGAACGCGCCGAACCCCCGCTCCCCCAGCAGCGCGACCCCGATGCTGTGCGCCGCATCCGCCACCACGACCAGCGCCGCCACCCCGGCGAGCACGCGGAGGCGCAACACCAGCACCGCCGAAGCGACCAGCAGCACCGCGACGGCGGCGAACCATCCCCACGGCGACGGGCCCGGCACCCAGGCCAGCGTTCCGGTGCCGGTCAGCGTGCGGCCGCCGTAGTCGAGCGTGACCGTCCAGCGGCTGAGCTGGTGATACGAGTCCGGGTCGGCGCTCACGACCGGCGGGAGCGTGGTCTGCATCCAGTGGGTCCGGTGATCGTGCCAGCGGAAGAACGCATCACCGGAGACCTTGCGCCAGGACGGCGCCTTCTTCGGGTCCGCGGTCGCCGGGACGCTGGTCACCCCGTACCGGTCGGCGTTCAGGTAGTACGCGGGCGAGTTCTCGTTGACGTACACGCCGTCCCGGCCGACCTTCGCGTACGGCTCGCTCTGGTAGCCCCGGACGATCACCGGGATCGCGGTGGAGTTCCGGACCTCGAGCTTGCTGCCGTTCTCCACGACCGAGAGCGCGACCCCGGGAGCCCCGGTGAACCGCGTCAGCTCGGTCCGGAAGTCGGTCGCGCCGACCCCGCCGACGGTGTGCGCCGACGCCGGCCCGGCCGCGAGCCCGAGCAGCCCGGTGACCAGAGCGACGAGCACGGCGGCCCGGCGAACCCACATGCGCAAACCTGCATTTCGTCGGAGGGACCGTCCTGGGGTTGGTCGCTCGGGAGGAGCCGGAAGTTCCGGAAAAAGGGAGACAGTCGTCACTCCGCCCAGCCGCCGATGCGGCCACCGCACTTTTGAACGGCTACCGTCTGCTGCCGTGACCTCCGTGTTTCCCCTCGAAGTCGTAACGGTCGTCGGGATCGGTGCCGACGGCTGGACCGGGCTCGGGGATCCCGCACGGTCCGCGCTGCGCGAGGCCGACGTCGTGTTCGGGAGCCGCCGCCAGCTCGGCCTGCTCCCGGCCGACCTCAACGCCGAGCGGGTGAGCTGGCCCCGGCCGATGCTCCCCGCAATCCCGTCGCTGCTCGGCGCCCATGCCGACCGCCGGATCGCGGTGCTGGCCAGCGGCGACCCGATGTTCTTCGGCGTCGGATCGACGCTCGTCCGGCAGCTCGGCCCCGACCGCGTGCGGGTGATCACGCACCCCTCGTCGATCTCGCTGGCCTGCGCCCGGCTGGGCTGGCCGGAGGAGAAGATCGAGATCGTCAGCCTGGTCGGGCGTCCGGTCGAGCGGTTGCACACGGCGATCCACCCCGGGCGCCGGGTGCTCGCGCTCAGCGCCGACGGCACGACGCCGGCCCAGGTCGCGTCGCTGCTCGTCGCCCGAGGCTACGGGGACAGCCAGATCACGGTGCTGGAGCACCTGGGTTCGGAGGCGGAGTCCCGGCGCACGGCGCGCGCGTCCGAGTGGGCCGGCGAGGTCACCGGGGCGCTGAACGTGATTGCGGTCGACTGCGTCGCGGCGCCCGACGCCCGGCTGCTCCCGCTGGTCCCCGGGCTGCCCGACGACGCGTTCGATCACGACGGCCAGATCACGAAACGCGAGGTCAGGGCCATCACGCTGGCCCGCCTGACCCCGATACCGGGCCAACTGCTGTGGGACGTCGGCGCGGGCGCGGGAAGCATCGCGATCGAGTGGCTGCGGACGCACCGGTCGTGCCGGGCGGTCGCGGTCGAGCACCGTCCGGACCGGGCCGCCCGGCTGGCCGGGAACGCGGCCGCGCTCGGGGTGCCGGGGCTGACCGTCGAGGTCGGGTCGGTGCCGGAGGCACTGACCGCGCTGGAGACGCCGGACGCGGTGTTCATCGGCGGCGCGGTGACCGCGCCCGGGGTCGTCGAGGCCTGCTGGGACGCGCTGAAGCCGGGCGGGCGCCTGGTGGCGAACGCGGTGACGATCGAGTCGGAGGCCGTGCTGGGGCGGTGGCAGGCCGAGCTCGGCGGCGACCTGACCCGGATCGAGATCAGCCGGGCGGCGCCGGTCGGCGGCTTCCTCGGGTGGAAGCCGATGATGCCGGTGACGCAGTGGGTGGTGATCAAGCGATGACCGTGCACTTCATCGGGGCCGGGCCGGGGGCGGCGGACCTGATGACGCTGCGCGGGCGGGCGTTGATCGAAGCGTCGCCGGTGTGTCTGTACGCCGGGTCGTTAGTGCCGGTCGAACTGCTGTCGTGGTGCCCGGCCGGGGCGCGGCTGGTCGATACGGCCGGCCTGAACCTGGACCAGATCCTGGCCTCGATCGTCGACGCTCACGAGGCCGGCCTCGACGTGGCTCGGCTGCACTCGGGCGACCCGTCGGTGTTCAGCGCGATGGCCGAGCAGATGCGTCGGCTGGACGCGCTGGGGATTCCGTACGACGTGACGCCGGGCGTGCCGGCGTTCGCGGCCGCCGCGGCCGCGCTGAAGCACGAGCTGACCGTGCCCGGGGTCGGGCAGACCGTGATCCTGACCCGGACGTCGGCCCGGGCGACGCCGATGCCGCCCGGCGAGGACCTGGCGACGCTGGGCGCGAGCCGGTCGACGCTGGTGCTGCACCTGGCCGTGCAGCGGATCACCGCGGTGGTGTCCGAGCTGATCCCGTCGTACGGCGAGGACTGCCCGGTCGCGGTCGTGGCCCGGGCCAGCCGGGAGGACGAGCTGGTGCTGCGGGGGACGCTCGGGGACATCGCCGCGGCCGTGGCCGAGGCCGGGATCGTCCGGACCGCGGTGATCATCGTCGGGGCGGTGCTGACCGCGTCCGAGTTCTCCGATTCGCACCTGTACTCGTCGGCCCGGTGCCGAGAGTCCTGATCCTCGGCGGGACCGGGGACGCGCGGGAGCTGGCCGGCTTGCTGGTCGGCCGGTACTCGGTGGTCAGCTCGCTGGCCGGACGGGTGCGGGAACCGTCGCGGCCGGCCGGGGAGGTGCGGGTCGGGGGGTTCGGCGGGGTTCCCGGGCTGGTCTCGTATCTGCGTTCGGCCGGGATCGACGCGGTGGTGGACGCGACCCACCCGTTCGCGGCCGAGATGACGTCCCACGCGGTGACGGCCTGCGCGGCCGCCGGGGTGCCGCTGGTGGTGCTGCGGCGTCCGGGGTGGGTCGAGGGTCCCGGTGACCGTTGGCTGCGGGTTCCGTCCTATGCGGACGCGGCCGCCGCATTGCCGTCGCTGGGGACGAGAGTGCTGCTGACCATCGGTCGCCAGGAGCTGGCGCCGTTCGCGGGGTGTGCCGGGTGGTTCCTGGTCCGCAGCGTCGATCCGCCGTCGGTGCCGCTGCCTGCGCACTCGGAGGTGCTGCTGTCACGCGGGCCGTTCACCCGGGAGGGCGAGCTGGCGCTGCTGCGGGAGCACCGCATCGAGGTCGTCGTGACGAAGGACAGCGGCGGGTCGGCGACGTACCCGAAACTGGCCGCGGCCAGGGAGCTGGGGTTGCCGGTGGTGATGATCGACCGGCCGGCGCCGCCCCCCGACGTGACGACCGTACTGACGCCGACCGACGCCGCTCAGTGGCTCGCGTCGCTGCGCTGGGGCTTGCCGCGGTGGTCGCGGCCTTGACGGGGTCAAGCTAGCCATCTTAGCCTGAAGGCTATGGAGACTAGGTATGCCTAGGGCGGGGCTCACGCCGGCGATCGTCGTCGGGGAGGCGGCCCGGCTGGCCGACGAAGTGGGGCTCGACAAGCTGACGCTCGCGCTCGTCGCCCAGCGGCTCGGCGTCGCCCTGCCCAGCCTCTACAAACACGTCAAGGGCCTGGACGACCTGCGCAGGCAACTCGCGGCCCTGGCCGCCCAGGAACTCGCCGAAGCCATGGCCACCGCCGCCATCGGCCGCTCGGGCCTGGACGCGGTGATCGCGGTCGCCGACGCGTACCGCGCCTACGCCCACGCCCACCCCGGCCGCTACCTGACCACCCAGCGCGTCCCCGACCCGAACGACCCGGTCCACGTGAAAGCCGGTGAGCGAGCCGTCGAAACGATCTACGCCACGCTGCACGGCTACGGTCTCACCGGCGACGACGCGATCGACGCCACCCGCGCCCTGCGCAGTGCGATGCACGGTTTCGTGTCACTGGAGGCGGCCGGCGGTTTCGGCCTCCCCCAGGACGTCGACCGCTCGTTCGTCCAGCTCGTCCGCGCCCTCGACACCGCGTTCCGCGCCTGGCCCCGCCCGCCCGGCTGACCCGACCCGACCCGGACGGCGGAGCAGATCGACCCGTCTGTCCATATCGGTCGAAAGTTTGCGACACGTGCTCGGGTTTGGCACGCGGACCGACCTCAGTGGTGCAAAGGTTGGCATCGGTTGGGGCGACCGGGACCCGCGATGCCGGGGGTGTGAGTGGTTTGACGGCACTCGTCAACAGACGCTCGATGCTGCGCGAGACCATTCTGCGCGACAACCCGCAACACTGGTGGCGCTGGTTCCTGCTCGGCGGCCTGAGCGCCATCGCCGTCGTCAACCTCGCCCCGCCGGACGCGCGCCCGCTGCTCTGCAGCCTGGCCGAACTGGCCACGATCGCCGGGCTGGCCGCCGGCATCCGGATCAACCGGCCCCCACAGCGGCTGAGCTGGCTGATCGTCCTGATCGCGGTCACGCTGCTGACCGGCACGAAGCTGCTCCAGCGCGTCGACGTCCTGTTCGGCCTGCCCGTGCCCCTCCCCCCGGCCGCGGTCGACTGGCTCTTCCTCGCCGTCTACCTGCTGCTGGCCGCGGCCCTCGGCGTCCTCCCGCTGCACGGACGGCACCGCACCAAGCTCACGAACGCGACCGAGGTCGGCATCCTCGCCTGCACCGTCGTCGTCCTCGCCTGGTCCGGGGTCATCGACCCGGTGTTGGACGCGTTCGCCGACGACGGCGTCGTCGCGGTCACCGCTTCCCTGCTACCGATGCTCGGCCTGCTCATGGTGACGACGACGGCCCGCCGCGTGCTGACCGCCGGAATGCGGACGCCGTCCGGCGTGCTGACCGTGCTGGCGCTGATCTCGCTGCTGGCCGGCGACACGATCGGGATGGCCACCCGCCTGGACAACGGCGCGACGTTCGGGGCGTCGCCCTCGATGCTCGGCTGGCTGATCGGCACGCTGCTGCTGGCGACCGCGGCCCTCCACCCGTCGGCCGCCGTCGACCCGGCGCCGACCGAGAGCCCGAGCCGCGGGGTGGTGGCCCACGGATACGTGCTGCTCATCCTGGTCGGGCCGATCGCCACCGCGATCTCGCTGCTCCGCGAGTTACACCAGCCGGCCCGCCTGATGGCGCTGGACGTCGTGGTGCCGCTCGCCGCGACGACGGTCACCGCCGTCCTCCTGGTGTTCCGGCTGACCGCGGTCGCCCGGGTCGCCGAGCAGCGCGCGACGACGCTCGACGCCCGCACCGCGGCGCTCGAGATCGCGCTCGGCGAACAGATGACGCTCCGCCGCGAGCTGAGCCACCAGGCCACCCACGACCCGCTCACCGGCCTGCCCAACCGGGCCCTGTTCGGCGACTCGGTCGAGTCCGCGCTCGGCGCCGGGCAGCCGGCGACCCTGCTGCTGTTCGACCTGGACGGCTTCAAGGACGTCAACGACCGGTACGGTCACGAGGTCGGCGACGAACTGCTGGTCGCGCTCAGCGAGCGGGTCCAGGGGGTGGTCGCGCCGCCGCACCTGCTGGCCCGGCTCGGTGGCGACGAGTTCGCGGTGCTGCTCCGCGACACCGACCACGAGACCAGCGTCCGGTACGCCGAGGCGATTCTCGCGGCGGTGCGCCGTCCGTTCCGGGTCTGCCCGTACCAGCTCTATACGGCGGCCAGCCTGGGCCTGCGTCCGCTGGAGGACGAGGTCGGTACCGCCCGCCTGCTCGGTGACGCCGACCTGGCGCTGTACGCGGCCAAGGAGGCCGGGCGCGACCAGTTCGTCTGCTACGACCCGCAGCTCCGGACCAGACATCTGGCTCAGGCGAGGATGGTCGACCGGCTCCGCGAGGCGCTCGACGAGGACCAGTTCTCGGTGTTCTACCAGCCGGTCGTCGATCTGCAGACCGGCCGCTGGGTCGGGGTCGAGGCGCTGGCCCGCTGGGAGTCGTTCAGCCCC contains the following coding sequences:
- a CDS encoding Dyp-type peroxidase gives rise to the protein MWVRRAAVLVALVTGLLGLAAGPASAHTVGGVGATDFRTELTRFTGAPGVALSVVENGSKLEVRNSTAIPVIVRGYQSEPYAKVGRDGVYVNENSPAYYLNADRYGVTSVPATADPKKAPSWRKVSGDAFFRWHDHRTHWMQTTLPPVVSADPDSYHQLSRWTVTLDYGGRTLTGTGTLAWVPGPSPWGWFAAVAVLLVASAVLVLRLRVLAGVAALVVVADAAHSIGVALLGERGFGAFVVPLLPQVAVWAIGGFAVWLLVRRREGGVWAAAIVGVCVAVASGVPDLPVFWRSSAPTVLPLTLDRLTVVVALGAGLGLLGALALHLLRGRSPQRQIVPPTDDAPEPELDTEPVGAAATPVLGGAGARRGISRREAVGLAGALGVGGIAGAGLQLAAGDETPTAAPPPTTVPLGSVGSRIVPFRGARQAGIATPTQRQSHARIAAFDLLPGVDSTELKALLQRWTTAAAELTAGDGGDDMTADSGPASLTITVGFGPSLFGQAGIPAGARPEALAPLPAFAGETLDPGRSDGDLGVLVAADDAVVVYSAIRRLEQLAAGTARPRWQFAGFTRGRGVTTNEGATVRNLMGQLDGTRNPKPTDATFTRTVFVTGDGWMQDGSYLVVRRIRMLLDDWEKLDVAEQEKTLGRKKDSGAPLSGGVETTPANFGRLGADGRPMIAENSHIRLATSAFNRGAAILRRGYSFADPQPGGGVEAGLIFLAWQSDPRTGFIPIQQNLVRGHDRLSTFTRHETSALFAMPGGVSSGGYLGQALFEEIGR
- a CDS encoding putative bifunctional diguanylate cyclase/phosphodiesterase; its protein translation is MLRETILRDNPQHWWRWFLLGGLSAIAVVNLAPPDARPLLCSLAELATIAGLAAGIRINRPPQRLSWLIVLIAVTLLTGTKLLQRVDVLFGLPVPLPPAAVDWLFLAVYLLLAAALGVLPLHGRHRTKLTNATEVGILACTVVVLAWSGVIDPVLDAFADDGVVAVTASLLPMLGLLMVTTTARRVLTAGMRTPSGVLTVLALISLLAGDTIGMATRLDNGATFGASPSMLGWLIGTLLLATAALHPSAAVDPAPTESPSRGVVAHGYVLLILVGPIATAISLLRELHQPARLMALDVVVPLAATTVTAVLLVFRLTAVARVAEQRATTLDARTAALEIALGEQMTLRRELSHQATHDPLTGLPNRALFGDSVESALGAGQPATLLLFDLDGFKDVNDRYGHEVGDELLVALSERVQGVVAPPHLLARLGGDEFAVLLRDTDHETSVRYAEAILAAVRRPFRVCPYQLYTAASLGLRPLEDEVGTARLLGDADLALYAAKEAGRDQFVCYDPQLRTRHLAQARMVDRLREALDEDQFSVFYQPVVDLQTGRWVGVEALARWESFSPDQFIPAAEDSGLIVALGTWVLRQACRDAAAWHRDHGTRVAVNVSVHQLREANFTVVVESALADSGLPPSALTLEITESVLLGTGMPRAITHLAELRRAGVRVAIDDFGTGFSSLAYLQELPIDTIKIDRAFVPCAQPGDARQFALVRTIVQLARGFRLGTVVEGIETSWQSRVLRLLGCQLGQGYYYSKPIPAAAMTAELAPQSAPA
- a CDS encoding cobalt-precorrin-6A reductase; this encodes MPRVLILGGTGDARELAGLLVGRYSVVSSLAGRVREPSRPAGEVRVGGFGGVPGLVSYLRSAGIDAVVDATHPFAAEMTSHAVTACAAAGVPLVVLRRPGWVEGPGDRWLRVPSYADAAAALPSLGTRVLLTIGRQELAPFAGCAGWFLVRSVDPPSVPLPAHSEVLLSRGPFTREGELALLREHRIEVVVTKDSGGSATYPKLAAARELGLPVVMIDRPAPPPDVTTVLTPTDAAQWLASLRWGLPRWSRP
- the cobM gene encoding precorrin-4 C(11)-methyltransferase; the protein is MTVHFIGAGPGAADLMTLRGRALIEASPVCLYAGSLVPVELLSWCPAGARLVDTAGLNLDQILASIVDAHEAGLDVARLHSGDPSVFSAMAEQMRRLDALGIPYDVTPGVPAFAAAAAALKHELTVPGVGQTVILTRTSARATPMPPGEDLATLGASRSTLVLHLAVQRITAVVSELIPSYGEDCPVAVVARASREDELVLRGTLGDIAAAVAEAGIVRTAVIIVGAVLTASEFSDSHLYSSARCRES
- the cbiE gene encoding precorrin-6y C5,15-methyltransferase (decarboxylating) subunit CbiE — encoded protein: MTSVFPLEVVTVVGIGADGWTGLGDPARSALREADVVFGSRRQLGLLPADLNAERVSWPRPMLPAIPSLLGAHADRRIAVLASGDPMFFGVGSTLVRQLGPDRVRVITHPSSISLACARLGWPEEKIEIVSLVGRPVERLHTAIHPGRRVLALSADGTTPAQVASLLVARGYGDSQITVLEHLGSEAESRRTARASEWAGEVTGALNVIAVDCVAAPDARLLPLVPGLPDDAFDHDGQITKREVRAITLARLTPIPGQLLWDVGAGAGSIAIEWLRTHRSCRAVAVEHRPDRAARLAGNAAALGVPGLTVEVGSVPEALTALETPDAVFIGGAVTAPGVVEACWDALKPGGRLVANAVTIESEAVLGRWQAELGGDLTRIEISRAAPVGGFLGWKPMMPVTQWVVIKR
- a CDS encoding TetR/AcrR family transcriptional regulator: MPRAGLTPAIVVGEAARLADEVGLDKLTLALVAQRLGVALPSLYKHVKGLDDLRRQLAALAAQELAEAMATAAIGRSGLDAVIAVADAYRAYAHAHPGRYLTTQRVPDPNDPVHVKAGERAVETIYATLHGYGLTGDDAIDATRALRSAMHGFVSLEAAGGFGLPQDVDRSFVQLVRALDTAFRAWPRPPG